One part of the Odontesthes bonariensis isolate fOdoBon6 chromosome 15, fOdoBon6.hap1, whole genome shotgun sequence genome encodes these proteins:
- the crtc1b gene encoding CREB-regulated transcription coactivator 1b isoform X2 translates to MASSNNPRKFSEKIALHNQKQAEETAAFEEVMKDLNITRAARLQLQKTQYLQLGQNRGQYYGGSLPNVNQIGNGNIDLPFQNSVLDTSRTTRHHGLVERVYRDRNRITSPHRRPLSVDKHSRQIDSCPYSSVYLSPPPDTSWRRTNSDSALHQSAMNPKPQEMFSGGSQELQPKRVLLLTVPGTENSESNADEEAQKQLWDDEKDDASKHNTCDVPGINIFPSPDQELNPAVLPAAHNTGGSLPDLTNIQFPPPLSTPLDPEDTMSFPSLSSANSTGSLTTNLTHLGISAASHGIPTSSQPTMTVTAQRRQPPVVPLTLTSDLHLQQSPQQLSPTLSSPVNITQAVPTESLTLEQQLSQYPLFNQLTAQAQAQLISEIQKQQVLSQGIQLITLPTLASSGTATASSPSPDSQTTASMSISSYRNQTGSPATQSPTSPVSNQGFSPGGSPQHISVVGSIFGDSFYDQQLASRQTNALSHQLEQFNMIESPISSSSLYNQCSTLNYTQAAMMGLTGSSLQDPQQLGYSNHGNIPNIILTGESPPSLSKELTNSLAGVGDVSFDADSQFPLDELKIDPLTLDGLHMLNDPDMVLADPATEDTFRMDRL, encoded by the exons TTGCAGTTACAGAAGACCCAGTATTTGCAACTAGGGCAGAATCGTGGACAGTACTATGGAGGCTCACTGCCCAATGTCAATCAGATTGGAAATGGCAACATTGACCTGCCTTTTCAG AACTCTGTACTGGATACCAGTCGGACAACCAGGCACCATGGGCTGGTGGAGCGCGTTTACCGTGACCGGAACCGCATCACATCTCCTCACCGCCGGCCACTTTCCGTTGACAAACACAGTCGCCAA ATTGACAGCTGTCCTTACAGCTCAGTTTACCTCTCCCCACCGCCAGACACTAGCTGGAGAAG GACAAATTCAGACTCTGCCTTACACCAGAGCGCCATGAATCCGAAGCCTCAGGAGATGTTTTCAGGGGGATCACAGGAGCTGCAGCCTAAACGAG TGCTGCTGCTAACAGTACCCGGAACAGAGAATTCAGAGTCAAATGCAGACGAGGAGGCACAGAAACAGTTGTGGGATGACGAGAAG GATGATGCATCAAAACACAATACATGTGATGTCCCAGGAATCAA tatATTTCCATCACCAGACCAGGAATTGAACCCAGCTGTGCTCCCAGCGGCACACAACACTGGTGGTTCGCTTCCTGATCTAACTAACATCCAGTTCCCTCCTCCGCTGTCCACTCCACTGGACCCTGAGGACACCATGTCCTTTCCTTCCCTGAGCTCAGCCAACAGCACGGGCAGCCTGACCACCAACCTCACCCACCTGGGCATCAGTGCTGCCAGCCACG GGATCCCCACCTCGTCTCAGCCTACCATGACTGTAACGGCACAGCGCAGGCAGCCACCCGTGGTTCCACTTACTCTCACCTCTGACCTCCACCTCCAACAGTCTCCACAGCAGCTCTCACCCACCCTCTCCTCACCTGTAAACATTACACAG GCTGTGCCAACTGAATCACTAACCCTGGAACAACAGCTTTCCCAGTACCCTTTGTTCAATCAGCTGACGGCTCAGGCCCAGGCTCAGCTCATCAGTGAAATCCAGAAGCAGCAGGTCCTCTCTCAAGGCATCCAGCTCATCACTCTGCCAACTCTGGCCTCCTCTGGTACAGCCACTGCAAGCAGTCCCTCCCCAgacagccagaccaccgccaGCATGAGCATCAGCTCG TACCGCAATCAGACTGGCTCACCAGCCACTCAGTCTCCAACCTCCCCAGTCTCCAATCAAGGCTTCTCCCCCGGAGGCTCGCCTCAA CACATCTCTGTGGTGGGCAGTATATTTGGCGACTCCTTTTATGATCAGCAGCTGGCGTCGAGGCAGACCAACGCTCTCTCTCACCAG CTCGAGCAGTTCAACATGATTGAAAGCCCCATTAGCTCCTCCAGCCTTTACAACCAGTGTTCCACCCTCAACTACACACAAGCAGCCATGATGGGCCTCACTGGAAGCAGCCTGCAGGACCCGCAGCAGCTTGGTTacagtaaccatggcaacatcCCCAACATCATCCTTACAG GTGAGTCTCCGCCGAGCCTCTCGAAAGAGCTGACCAACTCTCTGGCAGGTGTTGGTGATGTCAGCTTTGACGCAGACTCTCAGTTTCCTCTGGACGAGCTGAAGATTGACCCACTGACGCTGGACGGTCTTCACATGCTCAATGACCCTGACATGGTGCTCGCCGACCCCGCCACCGAGGACACGTTCAGGATGGACAGGCTGTAA
- the crtc1b gene encoding CREB-regulated transcription coactivator 1b isoform X3: protein MASSNNPRKFSEKIALHNQKQAEETAAFEEVMKDLNITRAARLQLQKTQYLQLGQNRGQYYGGSLPNVNQIGNGNIDLPFQNSVLDTSRTTRHHGLVERVYRDRNRITSPHRRPLSVDKHSRQIDSCPYSSVYLSPPPDTSWRRTNSDSALHQSAMNPKPQEMFSGGSQELQPKRVLLLTVPGTENSESNADEEAQKQLWDDEKDDASKHNTCDVPGINIFPSPDQELNPAVLPAAHNTGGSLPDLTNIQFPPPLSTPLDPEDTMSFPSLSSANSTGSLTTNLTHLGISAASHGIPTSSQPTMTVTAQRRQPPVVPLTLTSDLHLQQSPQQLSPTLSSPVNITQAVPTESLTLEQQLSQYPLFNQLTAQAQAQLISEIQKQQVLSQGIQLITLPTLASSGTATASSPSPDSQTTASMSISSHISVVGSIFGDSFYDQQLASRQTNALSHQLEQFNMIESPISSSSLYNQCSTLNYTQAAMMGLTGSSLQDPQQLGYSNHGNIPNIILTVTGESPPSLSKELTNSLAGVGDVSFDADSQFPLDELKIDPLTLDGLHMLNDPDMVLADPATEDTFRMDRL, encoded by the exons TTGCAGTTACAGAAGACCCAGTATTTGCAACTAGGGCAGAATCGTGGACAGTACTATGGAGGCTCACTGCCCAATGTCAATCAGATTGGAAATGGCAACATTGACCTGCCTTTTCAG AACTCTGTACTGGATACCAGTCGGACAACCAGGCACCATGGGCTGGTGGAGCGCGTTTACCGTGACCGGAACCGCATCACATCTCCTCACCGCCGGCCACTTTCCGTTGACAAACACAGTCGCCAA ATTGACAGCTGTCCTTACAGCTCAGTTTACCTCTCCCCACCGCCAGACACTAGCTGGAGAAG GACAAATTCAGACTCTGCCTTACACCAGAGCGCCATGAATCCGAAGCCTCAGGAGATGTTTTCAGGGGGATCACAGGAGCTGCAGCCTAAACGAG TGCTGCTGCTAACAGTACCCGGAACAGAGAATTCAGAGTCAAATGCAGACGAGGAGGCACAGAAACAGTTGTGGGATGACGAGAAG GATGATGCATCAAAACACAATACATGTGATGTCCCAGGAATCAA tatATTTCCATCACCAGACCAGGAATTGAACCCAGCTGTGCTCCCAGCGGCACACAACACTGGTGGTTCGCTTCCTGATCTAACTAACATCCAGTTCCCTCCTCCGCTGTCCACTCCACTGGACCCTGAGGACACCATGTCCTTTCCTTCCCTGAGCTCAGCCAACAGCACGGGCAGCCTGACCACCAACCTCACCCACCTGGGCATCAGTGCTGCCAGCCACG GGATCCCCACCTCGTCTCAGCCTACCATGACTGTAACGGCACAGCGCAGGCAGCCACCCGTGGTTCCACTTACTCTCACCTCTGACCTCCACCTCCAACAGTCTCCACAGCAGCTCTCACCCACCCTCTCCTCACCTGTAAACATTACACAG GCTGTGCCAACTGAATCACTAACCCTGGAACAACAGCTTTCCCAGTACCCTTTGTTCAATCAGCTGACGGCTCAGGCCCAGGCTCAGCTCATCAGTGAAATCCAGAAGCAGCAGGTCCTCTCTCAAGGCATCCAGCTCATCACTCTGCCAACTCTGGCCTCCTCTGGTACAGCCACTGCAAGCAGTCCCTCCCCAgacagccagaccaccgccaGCATGAGCATCAGCTCG CACATCTCTGTGGTGGGCAGTATATTTGGCGACTCCTTTTATGATCAGCAGCTGGCGTCGAGGCAGACCAACGCTCTCTCTCACCAG CTCGAGCAGTTCAACATGATTGAAAGCCCCATTAGCTCCTCCAGCCTTTACAACCAGTGTTCCACCCTCAACTACACACAAGCAGCCATGATGGGCCTCACTGGAAGCAGCCTGCAGGACCCGCAGCAGCTTGGTTacagtaaccatggcaacatcCCCAACATCATCCTTACAG TCACAGGTGAGTCTCCGCCGAGCCTCTCGAAAGAGCTGACCAACTCTCTGGCAGGTGTTGGTGATGTCAGCTTTGACGCAGACTCTCAGTTTCCTCTGGACGAGCTGAAGATTGACCCACTGACGCTGGACGGTCTTCACATGCTCAATGACCCTGACATGGTGCTCGCCGACCCCGCCACCGAGGACACGTTCAGGATGGACAGGCTGTAA
- the crtc1b gene encoding CREB-regulated transcription coactivator 1b isoform X1, protein MASSNNPRKFSEKIALHNQKQAEETAAFEEVMKDLNITRAARLQLQKTQYLQLGQNRGQYYGGSLPNVNQIGNGNIDLPFQNSVLDTSRTTRHHGLVERVYRDRNRITSPHRRPLSVDKHSRQIDSCPYSSVYLSPPPDTSWRRTNSDSALHQSAMNPKPQEMFSGGSQELQPKRVLLLTVPGTENSESNADEEAQKQLWDDEKDDASKHNTCDVPGINIFPSPDQELNPAVLPAAHNTGGSLPDLTNIQFPPPLSTPLDPEDTMSFPSLSSANSTGSLTTNLTHLGISAASHGIPTSSQPTMTVTAQRRQPPVVPLTLTSDLHLQQSPQQLSPTLSSPVNITQAVPTESLTLEQQLSQYPLFNQLTAQAQAQLISEIQKQQVLSQGIQLITLPTLASSGTATASSPSPDSQTTASMSISSYRNQTGSPATQSPTSPVSNQGFSPGGSPQHISVVGSIFGDSFYDQQLASRQTNALSHQLEQFNMIESPISSSSLYNQCSTLNYTQAAMMGLTGSSLQDPQQLGYSNHGNIPNIILTVTGESPPSLSKELTNSLAGVGDVSFDADSQFPLDELKIDPLTLDGLHMLNDPDMVLADPATEDTFRMDRL, encoded by the exons TTGCAGTTACAGAAGACCCAGTATTTGCAACTAGGGCAGAATCGTGGACAGTACTATGGAGGCTCACTGCCCAATGTCAATCAGATTGGAAATGGCAACATTGACCTGCCTTTTCAG AACTCTGTACTGGATACCAGTCGGACAACCAGGCACCATGGGCTGGTGGAGCGCGTTTACCGTGACCGGAACCGCATCACATCTCCTCACCGCCGGCCACTTTCCGTTGACAAACACAGTCGCCAA ATTGACAGCTGTCCTTACAGCTCAGTTTACCTCTCCCCACCGCCAGACACTAGCTGGAGAAG GACAAATTCAGACTCTGCCTTACACCAGAGCGCCATGAATCCGAAGCCTCAGGAGATGTTTTCAGGGGGATCACAGGAGCTGCAGCCTAAACGAG TGCTGCTGCTAACAGTACCCGGAACAGAGAATTCAGAGTCAAATGCAGACGAGGAGGCACAGAAACAGTTGTGGGATGACGAGAAG GATGATGCATCAAAACACAATACATGTGATGTCCCAGGAATCAA tatATTTCCATCACCAGACCAGGAATTGAACCCAGCTGTGCTCCCAGCGGCACACAACACTGGTGGTTCGCTTCCTGATCTAACTAACATCCAGTTCCCTCCTCCGCTGTCCACTCCACTGGACCCTGAGGACACCATGTCCTTTCCTTCCCTGAGCTCAGCCAACAGCACGGGCAGCCTGACCACCAACCTCACCCACCTGGGCATCAGTGCTGCCAGCCACG GGATCCCCACCTCGTCTCAGCCTACCATGACTGTAACGGCACAGCGCAGGCAGCCACCCGTGGTTCCACTTACTCTCACCTCTGACCTCCACCTCCAACAGTCTCCACAGCAGCTCTCACCCACCCTCTCCTCACCTGTAAACATTACACAG GCTGTGCCAACTGAATCACTAACCCTGGAACAACAGCTTTCCCAGTACCCTTTGTTCAATCAGCTGACGGCTCAGGCCCAGGCTCAGCTCATCAGTGAAATCCAGAAGCAGCAGGTCCTCTCTCAAGGCATCCAGCTCATCACTCTGCCAACTCTGGCCTCCTCTGGTACAGCCACTGCAAGCAGTCCCTCCCCAgacagccagaccaccgccaGCATGAGCATCAGCTCG TACCGCAATCAGACTGGCTCACCAGCCACTCAGTCTCCAACCTCCCCAGTCTCCAATCAAGGCTTCTCCCCCGGAGGCTCGCCTCAA CACATCTCTGTGGTGGGCAGTATATTTGGCGACTCCTTTTATGATCAGCAGCTGGCGTCGAGGCAGACCAACGCTCTCTCTCACCAG CTCGAGCAGTTCAACATGATTGAAAGCCCCATTAGCTCCTCCAGCCTTTACAACCAGTGTTCCACCCTCAACTACACACAAGCAGCCATGATGGGCCTCACTGGAAGCAGCCTGCAGGACCCGCAGCAGCTTGGTTacagtaaccatggcaacatcCCCAACATCATCCTTACAG TCACAGGTGAGTCTCCGCCGAGCCTCTCGAAAGAGCTGACCAACTCTCTGGCAGGTGTTGGTGATGTCAGCTTTGACGCAGACTCTCAGTTTCCTCTGGACGAGCTGAAGATTGACCCACTGACGCTGGACGGTCTTCACATGCTCAATGACCCTGACATGGTGCTCGCCGACCCCGCCACCGAGGACACGTTCAGGATGGACAGGCTGTAA
- the comp gene encoding cartilage oligomeric matrix protein, whose protein sequence is MLWLLGLTCALCMGGHTVAGQRDGEIISQIKMTNIALAEIKELLKQQIKEIVFLKNTVMECEACGMAGIQPPPSSSCVPNPCHPGVKCMETPQGAQCGPCPDGMEGNGTHCNDVDECSVKPCHMGVRCINTSPGFRCGLCPAGYTGPQVKGVGLAYATANKQVCKDIDECVGPNNGGCVENSLCMNTPGSFRCGPCKAGYAGDQRRGCKPERACGNGQPNPCHASAQCIVHREGAIECQCGVGWAGNGYFCGPDTDIDGVPDEKLNCPERNCDKDNCLTVPNSGQEDADSDGIGDACDEDADGDGILNAQDNCVLVPNVDQGNIDEDDFGDACDNCRAVKNNDQKDTDVDQFGDECDEDIDGDGIPNHLDNCKRVPNVDQKDRDGDKVGDACDSCPYVPNPDQMDADNDLIGDPCDTNKDSDGDGHQDSRDNCPAVINSSQLDTDKDGKGDECDDDDDNDGIPDLLPPGPDNCRLIPNPLQEDSDGDGVGNVCETDFDNDTIIDTIDVCPENAEVTLTDFREYQTIVLDPEGDAQIDPNWVVLNQGREIVQTMNSDPGLAVGYTAFSGVDFEGTFHVNTVTDDDYAGFIFGYQDSSSFYVVMWKQVEQIYWQANPFRAVAEPGIQLKAVKSNTGPGENLRNSLWHTGDTSDQVKLLWKDARNVGWKDKTSYRWFLQHRPADGYIRVRFYEGPQMVADTGVIIDATMRGGRLGVFCFSQENIIWANLRYRCNDTIPEDFDTYRAQQVQLVV, encoded by the exons ATGCTGTGGCTTCTGGGGCTGACCTGTGCGCTCTGCATGGGGGGGCACACTGTGGCAGGACAGAGAG ACGGAGAGATCATCAGTCAGATTAAAATGACTAACATCGCCCTGGCTGAGATTAAAGAGCTGCTGAAACAACAG ATTAAAGAGATTGTATTCCTGAAGAACACGGTGATGGAGTGTGAGGCCTGTG GGATGGCCGGCATTcagcctcctccctcctcttcctgtgTGCCCAATCCCTGCCACCCTGGGGTGAAGTGTATGGAGACTCCTCAGGGTGCTCAGTGTGGACCCTGCCCCGATGGCATGGAGGGAAACGGTACCCACTGCAACGATGTGGATGAG TGCTCAGTCAAGCCCTGTCACATGGGTGTTCGCTGCATCAACACCTCCCCTGGTTTCCGCTGTGGCTTGTGTCCTGCGGGATACACCGGACCACAGGTCAAGGGCGTCGGCCTCGCCTACGCCACCGCCAACAAGCAG GTGTGCAAAGATATTGATGAGTGTGTGGGTCCCAACAATGGAGGCTGTGTGGAGAACTCTCTGTGTATGAACACCCCT GGCTCCTTCAGGTGTGGTCCCTGTAAGGCTGGCTATGCTGGGGATCAACGACGTGGCTGTAAGCCTGAGAGAGCCTGTGGGAACGGCCAACCCAACCCCTGCCACGCCAGTGCCCAGTGCATCGTCCATCGAGAGGGGGCTATCGAGTGTCAG TGTGGAGTCGGATGGGCTGGCAACGGCTACTTCTGTGGTCCTGACACTGACATCGATGGTGTTCCCGATGAGAAGCTGAACTGTCCCGAGAGGAACTGCGACAAG GATAACTGCCTCACTGTGCCCAATTCTGGCCAGGAGGATGCTGACAGTGATGGAATTGGAGACGCCTGTGATGAGGATGCAGATGGGGATGGGATCCTCAACGCACAg GATAACTGCGTGCTGGTGCCCAACGTGGACCAGGGTAACATTGATGAGGACGACTTTGGCGACGCCTGCGACAACTGCCGTGCAGTCAAAAACAACGACCAAAAAGACACAGATGTGGATCAATTTGGTGACGAATGTGACGAGGATATCGATGGGGATG GAATCCCCAATCACCTGGATAACTGCAAAAGGGTTCCAAATGTTGATCAGAAAGATAGAGATGGAGACAAAGTGGGAGACGCCTGCGACAGCTGTCCTTATGTTCCCAACCCTGACCAG ATGGATGCAGACAATGACTTGATCGGAGACCCGTGTGACACCAACAAGGACAG TGATGGCGATGGTCACCAGGACTCTCGGGACAACTGCCCAGCTGTCATCAACAGCTCTCAACTGGACACCGACAAGGACGGAAAGGGAGACGAGtgcgatgatgatgatgataacgATGGTATTCCAGACCTGCTGCCGCCTGGTCCTGACAACTGCCGTCTGATCCCCAACCCGCTGCAGGAGGACTCTGACG GTGACGGTGTGGGAAATGTGTGCGAGACGGATTTTGACAACGACACCATCATCGACACCATTGACGTTTGCCCGGAAAACGCTGAGGTCACCCTAACGGATTTCAGGGAGTACCAGACCATCGTTTTAGACCCTGAAGGAGATGCGCAGATTGACCCCAACTGGGTGGTGCTGAACCAG GGAAGAGAGATAGTCCAGACCATGAACAGTGACCCCGGGCTGGCTGTTG GTTACACTGCTTTCAGCGGAGTGGATTTTGAAGGGACGTTTCATGTAAATACGGTAACGGATGATGACTACGCTGGTTTCATCTTCGGCTACCAGGACAGCTCCAGTTTCTACGTGGTGATGTGGAAGCAGGTGGAACAGATCTACTGGCAGGCAAATCCATTCAGAGCCGTGGCAGAACCAGGGATCCAACTCAAG GCTGTAAAGTCAAACACAGGTCCGGGGGAGAATCTGAGGAACTCCCTGTGGCACACCGGTGATACCAGCGATCAGGTGAAACTCCTGTGGAAAGATGCTCGCAATGTTGGCTGGAAGGACAAGACTTCGTACCGCTGGTTCCTCCAGCACCGGCCTGCTGACGGCTACATCAG AGTTCGTTTCTATGAGGGTCCTCAGATGGTGGCGGACACAGGCGTCATCATAGACGCCACGATGAGAGGAGGCCGGCTCGGGGTATTCTGCTTCTCCCAGGAGAACATCATCTGGGCCAACCTGCGTTACCGCTGCAACG ACACTATTCCCGAGGACTTTGACACCTACAGAGCCCAGCAAGTCCAGCTGGTGGTCTGA
- the tmem38a gene encoding trimeric intracellular cation channel type A isoform X2 — translation MSQGVPRLSLIDCWDRLQPPRDPTDGFSSVEVSRRSPVASWLCAMLYCFGSYILADIMLGSSPIDYFQHNSHILLASAVWYLVFYCPLNLFYKCVAFLPVKLVLVALKEVVRSRKIAAGVHHAHHAYHSGFFIMVIVGYVKGSGVALISNFEQLLRGVWRPDTNEILNMSFPTKASLYGAILFTLQEAHWLPVSKSTLIVVFTLFMATSKVVMTARHSHGSPFTLIESWVCHLLFGSPLVGSEEDHHHAAAAVAPSSPLKAKEEQVEGARKRKAKKAE, via the exons ATGAGCCAG ggtgtaccccgcctctcgctcattgactgctgggataggctccagcccccccgcgacccgaccgacggattca GCTCTGTGGAGGTTTCTCGCAGGAGTCCCGTGGCCTCTTGGCTTTGCGCCATGCTTTACTGCTTTGGCAGTTACATCCTGGCAGACATCATGCTTGGAAGTAGCCCCATCGACTATTTCCAACACAACAGCCACATCCTGTTGGCCTCAGCTGTCTG GTATCTCGTCTTTTACTGCCCACTGAACCTCTTCTACAAATGCGTGGCTTTCCTGCCGGTAAAGCTGGTGTTGGTCGCCCTGAAGGAGGTCGTCCGCAGCCGTAAGATCGCCGCGGGTGTTCACCACGCCCACCATGCCTACCACAGTGGCTTCTTCATCATGGTGATTGTTGGATACGTCAAAG GATCTGGAGTGGCTCTTATTTCCAATTTTGAGCAGCTGCTGCGCGGTGTGTGGAGGCCCGACACCAACGAGATCCTCAACATGtcatt CCCGACCAAAGCCAGCTTGTATGGCGCCATCCTCTTCACCCTGCAGGAGGCTCACTGGCTGCCGGTGTCCAAGAGCACCCTCATCGTCGTCTTCACCCTCTTCATGGCCACAAGCAAG GTGGTGATGACCGCCCGACACTCTCATGGCTCCCCTTTCACCCTCATTGAGTCCTGGGTTTGCCACCTGCTCTTCGGCTCTCCTCTGGTCGGCAGCGAGGAGGACCACCATCATGCTGCCGCTGCTGTTGCTCCTTCTTCACCTCTCAAAGCCAAGGAGGAGCAGGTTGAAGGCGCTCGCAAAAGGAAAGCCAAGAAAGCCGAGTAG
- the tmem38a gene encoding trimeric intracellular cation channel type A isoform X1, which produces MDNVLGVLNLGDFAQAFSKMGMFPVFDLAYYIVSILYLKYEPGSVEVSRRSPVASWLCAMLYCFGSYILADIMLGSSPIDYFQHNSHILLASAVWYLVFYCPLNLFYKCVAFLPVKLVLVALKEVVRSRKIAAGVHHAHHAYHSGFFIMVIVGYVKGSGVALISNFEQLLRGVWRPDTNEILNMSFPTKASLYGAILFTLQEAHWLPVSKSTLIVVFTLFMATSKVVMTARHSHGSPFTLIESWVCHLLFGSPLVGSEEDHHHAAAAVAPSSPLKAKEEQVEGARKRKAKKAE; this is translated from the exons ATGGATAACGTGCTTGGAGTTCTTAATTTGGGCGATTTTGCCCAGGCTTTCTCCAAAATGGGAATGTTTCCCGTGTTTGATCTTGCTTATTACATCGTGTCCATCCTCTACCTCAAATATGAGCCAG GCTCTGTGGAGGTTTCTCGCAGGAGTCCCGTGGCCTCTTGGCTTTGCGCCATGCTTTACTGCTTTGGCAGTTACATCCTGGCAGACATCATGCTTGGAAGTAGCCCCATCGACTATTTCCAACACAACAGCCACATCCTGTTGGCCTCAGCTGTCTG GTATCTCGTCTTTTACTGCCCACTGAACCTCTTCTACAAATGCGTGGCTTTCCTGCCGGTAAAGCTGGTGTTGGTCGCCCTGAAGGAGGTCGTCCGCAGCCGTAAGATCGCCGCGGGTGTTCACCACGCCCACCATGCCTACCACAGTGGCTTCTTCATCATGGTGATTGTTGGATACGTCAAAG GATCTGGAGTGGCTCTTATTTCCAATTTTGAGCAGCTGCTGCGCGGTGTGTGGAGGCCCGACACCAACGAGATCCTCAACATGtcatt CCCGACCAAAGCCAGCTTGTATGGCGCCATCCTCTTCACCCTGCAGGAGGCTCACTGGCTGCCGGTGTCCAAGAGCACCCTCATCGTCGTCTTCACCCTCTTCATGGCCACAAGCAAG GTGGTGATGACCGCCCGACACTCTCATGGCTCCCCTTTCACCCTCATTGAGTCCTGGGTTTGCCACCTGCTCTTCGGCTCTCCTCTGGTCGGCAGCGAGGAGGACCACCATCATGCTGCCGCTGCTGTTGCTCCTTCTTCACCTCTCAAAGCCAAGGAGGAGCAGGTTGAAGGCGCTCGCAAAAGGAAAGCCAAGAAAGCCGAGTAG
- the smim7 gene encoding small integral membrane protein 7 produces MIGDLLIFGTLLVNAGAVLNFKLKRKEAQGFGDESGAPTTGDNIREFLLSLRYFRIFIVLWNVFMMFCMILLFGS; encoded by the exons ATGATCGGAGATCTCTTAATATTCGG GACATTACTGGTGAATGCGGGGGCGGTGCTGAATTTCAAGCT AAAGAGGAAGGAGGCGCAAGGATTTGGAGATGAGTCCGGAGCACCAACAACAG GTGACAACATCAGGGAGTTCCTGCTCAGCCTGCGATACTTTCGGATCTTCATCGTGCTGTGGAATGTCTTCATGATGTTCTGCATGATTTT ACTGTTTGGATCATGA